From a region of the Methylomonas rapida genome:
- the tssC gene encoding type VI secretion system contractile sheath large subunit, giving the protein MAELETQAQAAEGATETLQLDDFTTLLSKEFRPGTEAANQVNTAVTTLAQYALQDVTKISDDAVKSIEAIIASLDQKITEQLNLVMHHADFQNLESAWRGLHYLVNNTETDEMLKIRVMNISKKELGKTLKKFKGTAWDQSPMFKKLYEEEYGTFGGEPFGCLVGDYFFDHSPPDVELLGEIGKISAASHTPFIAGVAPSVMQMESWSELANPRDLTKIFQTPEYAAWRSLRESEDSRYIGLAMPRFLSRLPYGAKTDPVEEFNFEEDTTGANSDKYTWSNAAYAMAVNINRSFKLYGWCSRIRGIESGGAVEGLPVHTFPTDDGGVDMKCPTEIAITDRREAELAKNGFMPLIHKKNTDFAAFIGAQSLQKPAEYEDPDATANANLAARLPYLFATCRFAHYLKCIVRDKVGSFKEKDDMQRWLNNWIMQYVDGNPETSSETTKAMKPLAAAEVVVEEVEGNPGYYRSQFFLRPHYQLEGLTVSLRLVSKLPSAKGA; this is encoded by the coding sequence ATGGCGGAATTAGAAACTCAAGCTCAGGCAGCGGAAGGCGCGACCGAGACCTTGCAACTGGATGATTTTACGACGTTGCTGTCCAAGGAATTCAGGCCGGGTACGGAAGCGGCGAATCAGGTCAATACCGCCGTGACCACGCTGGCGCAATATGCGTTGCAGGACGTTACCAAAATCTCTGACGATGCGGTCAAGTCCATAGAAGCGATTATCGCCAGTTTGGATCAGAAAATTACCGAACAGCTCAATTTGGTCATGCATCATGCGGATTTCCAAAATTTGGAATCGGCGTGGCGCGGTTTGCATTATCTGGTGAACAACACCGAAACCGATGAGATGCTGAAGATTCGGGTCATGAACATCTCGAAAAAGGAACTCGGCAAGACCTTGAAGAAATTCAAAGGCACGGCTTGGGACCAAAGCCCGATGTTCAAAAAATTGTACGAGGAAGAATACGGCACCTTCGGCGGCGAGCCGTTCGGCTGCCTGGTCGGCGACTACTTTTTCGATCACAGTCCACCCGATGTCGAGTTGTTGGGTGAAATCGGCAAAATTTCCGCGGCTTCTCACACGCCGTTCATTGCCGGTGTTGCGCCTTCGGTCATGCAGATGGAAAGCTGGTCGGAATTGGCCAATCCGCGTGATTTGACCAAAATTTTCCAGACTCCGGAATATGCGGCATGGCGGTCCTTACGCGAATCCGAAGATTCCAGGTATATTGGCTTGGCGATGCCTCGCTTCCTCAGTCGCTTGCCTTACGGTGCCAAAACCGACCCGGTCGAGGAATTCAATTTCGAGGAAGACACGACGGGTGCCAACAGCGATAAATATACGTGGTCCAATGCGGCCTATGCGATGGCGGTCAACATCAATCGTTCGTTCAAATTGTACGGATGGTGCTCGCGCATTCGCGGGATCGAGTCGGGTGGTGCGGTCGAAGGATTGCCGGTTCACACTTTTCCGACCGATGACGGCGGCGTGGATATGAAGTGCCCAACCGAAATCGCCATCACCGACAGACGCGAGGCCGAACTGGCGAAAAACGGCTTCATGCCGTTGATCCATAAGAAAAATACCGATTTTGCCGCCTTTATCGGCGCTCAATCGCTGCAAAAACCGGCTGAATATGAAGATCCGGATGCCACGGCGAATGCCAATCTCGCGGCACGGTTGCCTTATCTGTTTGCCACTTGCCGTTTCGCGCATTATCTGAAATGCATCGTGCGGGATAAAGTGGGTTCCTTCAAGGAAAAAGACGATATGCAGCGCTGGCTCAACAACTGGATCATGCAATATGTCGACGGCAATCCCGAGACTTCCAGCGAAACGACTAAAGCCATGAAGCCTTTGGCGGCAGCC
- the tssB gene encoding type VI secretion system contractile sheath small subunit, with the protein MAESSQKFIQRNRAPRVQIEYDVEVYGSEKKVQLPFVMGVLSDLSGKPTEPLPPVAERKLLEIDVDNFDERLKSMKPRVAFQVPNTLTGEGNLNVDITFESMDDFSPAAVAKKVAGLDKVLEARTQLSNLITYMDGKTGAEELIAKLINDPALLQSLAASAKPAEPAAGQQTSESSEG; encoded by the coding sequence ATGGCCGAAAGTAGTCAGAAGTTCATTCAGCGAAACCGGGCGCCACGTGTTCAAATCGAATACGATGTCGAGGTTTATGGATCAGAAAAAAAAGTACAGCTTCCCTTCGTGATGGGGGTGCTTTCCGATCTTTCCGGCAAGCCAACGGAGCCTTTGCCGCCGGTGGCAGAACGCAAACTGCTTGAAATCGATGTCGATAATTTCGACGAACGACTGAAATCGATGAAACCGCGGGTAGCGTTCCAGGTGCCCAATACCTTGACCGGTGAAGGCAATCTGAATGTAGACATAACCTTTGAAAGCATGGATGACTTTTCCCCGGCCGCCGTGGCCAAAAAAGTGGCGGGCTTGGACAAGGTGCTGGAAGCGAGGACACAGCTCTCCAATCTGATTACCTATATGGATGGAAAAACCGGCGCAGAGGAACTGATCGCCAAGCTCATCAACGATCCCGCTTTGCTACAGTCATTGGCCGCGAGTGCAAAACCCGCTGAACCAGCGGCAGGTCAACAAACTTCAGAAAGCAGCGAGGGGTGA